Genomic DNA from Oryza sativa Japonica Group chromosome 5, ASM3414082v1:
TGTCAAAACTCCTCCCTTTATTTCTTTTgagatatatattttgttttacaAGAAGAGATTTATATTGTGTTTCACAAACATGATTGGTTAAAATATCACCGAAGATTTGCATCGATTTAAGTTACACATTTTATCGATTTATTCCTAGAAAGATGAAATATTCCACGACCGTGTCTCCTTGTGGGTGCACCATTCAAACCCTAGAACAAAAAACATATAGGAGATCTCGATTCAACCCCTTATTCAACAAATTTGTGAACTACATAAATAACTAATCATGCGCTTGCAACTAGCCATCGATTGGACGATCTCGTCTCCTCTTCGACCCTCAACCATGCCGgtgtcttctctctctccttccattGAACCAGTTACATCCTAGAACAAGAATGAAGTGAAGGTAAAGAAGAAATGAGACACGatctttgattttctttttcatcagTACGGATCATATTGAACGCTAAATCAACGAAGTATCTatgatttatgtttttttttctctataacAAAACTGATAAATGGAGCTAGCAGGTATTCAATTCACATGAAATGCCCATATTTCACTAGTTAATTATTCCATTGCTATCGTATTACaataattttatttcttatCTTGCCCCTTTATTAATCAACGGTTCAGCTCCTTCTCTAAGTAACTCGCAAACAATGTAAAAGGCCTCCTGTTATACTGTTGGGAACAAGGATGATTGCTGATGCCAAATTACCAAACCGTCTCACATTCTCAACATTGCCAGTAAAAATGATCCCATCTCAGGGCAATACCAGAGGTGAGAAATAATCGTACATAACCTTTTGAGCTGCATGCCTAAGGAAACCAATTTCAACAACTGTGTATGCTCCTAGTTTTGCTAGAATCCAAGTGCAAACCAAAACAATTGCCTGCTGGTAGTGTACTGCTCTACTCTGTGGTTTATACATACAAATAGTATACCTGACTACTAGCGTGTGCCCAATCTGTACAAGTATACGCTGAGCTGAGCCGACCTTACctgtactgtactgtactgtacACAACAGCATCACAAACGAGCCAAAAAGATGCACACACCGTGCAGTTCTTCTCAACAGTCACTCAGGGTAGTCTAGCACCTCCGCGATGAGCAGCGAGTACTTGACCTTGAGTGCAACTTTGCCGCCTTCGATGCAGAGCTTCGCGCCGGTGACCACCCAGTACCCCGGCAAGTCGGCGGGGCCCCTCATCACCTCCGTTGTGTCGACGTACCTCGCCATCCTCTGCACCGGGAGAGGCACCGGCGGGCCCTTGGGGAAGATGGCGGAGTTCACCTCCACCTTCTCCCccaccggctgctgctgctgcatcatcTGCGCGGAGCcaccggcaccggcggcggacAGCCGCGCGCTGAACAATGCCGACAGCGAGCCCGACTTGCGTGACACGACGAACGGGCCATCCCACTCCGACCGCCGGATCTTGGTGGATGCCACGCCGGAGAAGCCCAGCCGCAGGAAGAGCACCTTCTTGAGGCACGTCTCCTGCACCTCCAGCCACGCCCTCGTCACGATCGCCGCGCAGTCGTCGATCCGCGCGCCGTTGTACTGCACCGGCGCCGTGCACACGTGCGACAGCAGCGGCGACTTGATGGGCTCGATGTAGTCGCGCTCCCTCACGGTGGCGTCCTCCGCCGacgccacctcgccggcgatcGTGATCGTGCCCGGCGTCGCTGACAAATGCTGTAGGTGAACGCCCAGCCGGTTGTTCTTCTTGCCTTCCAGGAACAGCCGAATGCCGGTCACCGGACGATTCCCAGAATCAGCCTGCACGAAACAAAACGGAACACACTGTGAGCTGAGTTCTACTACAAACAACATGGAATCAAACTGACGAATTTCACTAATGCAGAATGCCGGTATTGATTGTTACCTTGGCAGTGGTGACATGAAGCTTAGGACCCATGAGAGTAAACTGAAGAGATGGCAGGctgttcttcttctttctcGGGCCCAAAGCCAGAGGGAGCTCCCCAAACTCTGGAGCCCATTGTCGTGGCACCTGGAATTCCAGAAATTGATGGAGTTCCTCTATTGGAGGTTTGTCTGAATTTACCAGCAGAAAACAGACAGATAATTAGACTTGTAACCTGAGTAATTTAGCTATGTCAGTACTTGAGATACGATGTGATCCTTGAACTGGCATGGTTTTGTTTGTCACCAGCAGTAACTAACAAAGTGCTTACATCTGAGGTAGAGGTTCACTGCATGATTCAGGAACCCGCAGCCTCGAACACCAGTGAGCAGAGAAGTAATCGGCACAAAAGCCATAGAGATGACGTCCGGTGAACCGCTGATCGTCGAAAGCCAATTACTGTGGCCTTGGCCATTATCAACGCCCCCTCTTCTGATGTGGATACTGAGGATGTCCTGTGAAACGAAAGGACATGCGACCAAACAAATTAATCATGGCTCTCTCATTAATTTCCTGCTGTTGGAGTGATAAATCACGCAATGAACATCGTCAGTACATGTGTGATTGCCTTACATCTTTGTGTGACACGACTGATGGTCTGAACGACCGCCAAGCAGCAGATCCAGGACCCAATAATAAACTCCCCTGCACAACATCACAGCAATTAGCAAGGCTACTTACAATCATTAATGGCGCCTGTATCTTCAGAAACCGAATCATGGGTTATGAAAGTCCAATACAGTAATTCTGAAGcttctaaggccctgtttagatgggactaaaacttttaagtccctatcacatcggatgtttgaaaattaattataaatattaaacgtagactattaataaaacccatccataatcttagactaatttgcgagacgaatctaatgagcctaattaatccatgattagcctatgtgatgctacagtaaacattctctaattatagattaattaggcttaaaaaatttgtctcgtgaattagcttttatttatgtaattagttttgtaagtagtctgtatttaatactctaaattagtgtctaaagacagagacttaagttaagtccctggatgtaaacaccacctaagaaaGCTAATTTTGAAGCCATATAATGTTAGAGTAGAGAGCTCACGTTTAATCCCAGCAAGAACTTGTCGTCTCTTGCAGTTAAACTTTCAGGTGAATCCTGAGCGAGCTTGTCGTCGGAGAGTTTCTTGAGCCGAGACTGCACATCGCTCTGTGTGAGATTGGATCCCTTGAGCTGCTTGATGCAGACCACATCCTTCCCTCCCATCTTCACCCCGGCGATGACGTGCGTCCCGTACTTGTCGATGAATCTGAACAGAAAATTCGGCAGCGACCATGTCAGTACACTAGAGTCAGTGGCCACTGGGGTAGCAGCAAACGCGACGAAcgccgggcgcgcggcgcgcgacgGGGGAAGGCGTACTGACTCGGCGAGAGCAGCGGGGTCCCAGAAGGGCGGGACGTCGCGCTTGACGCGGTCGAGCAGGGCGAGGTGCGCGCGGGGGGCCTCGACGGCGTAGAGCTCGATGAAGCGGCCGTCGAAGCAGAGGCTCCCCGTGGCGGCCGCGTCCTTGTGCCAGCACCCGTGGTAGTCGAACATGGCGTTGAACGCGCCCGACGGGATCTTCCCCGCCACCGACATCGTCTGGTTCACCTGCTCCGCCATCTGCGAACCGCCATGGCAGGGAAACCACCCAACACAACAAAACTCTCAAGCTCAATTCCGAGTGAACTGAAAGGGATCACCCGATCGAACACCTGTGAGGCACTGTCGTTACCTGAGCGAAGGAGAGGACGTCGGAGCGGAACCGGGTGCGCTCCCCCTTGTCGGCGACGATCCCCACCGGCACGCCCCCCACGACGGCTCCCCAGGGGAGGACCAGCTCCCgtctcgccgcgccgctcgccccgtCGATGTCCACCAGCCTCCCGCCCGCCTTGACGCGGCTGAGGCGGAGGTCGCTCGTGAGGTCGTACCCGCACCCGatcgcgcccaccgccgcctccgccgcagcctGCGCCGTCAtcatcccaccaccaccaccatctcccATGAAACCCAACaccctcatcatcatcaccaccaccaccgagtCGTCCGCGTCGCGCTATAAACGGCGTGGCCCCGTCCCCCGCCACGCTAGTGCTAGTCCGTCCGTCGTCTTCGCGAGGGCGAGGTcgttgtgtttgtgtgtgtgtgtgtgtggcagCGAAAGCTacccgcggggaggaggaggaggaggaggacgaggcgaACGATGGCGACGGCCGAGTCAAGGAGGCCTCCGGTGGTGGCTGCCGGGCGGGGACGGGACGTCGTCGTCAGTGGAGTGACGTGCGGCGTGGGTGCGGCCATTGACGCGGTCGCGAGGGGAGGAGTGAGGTGGGGCTAGTCGCTTTCGCTTGTGAATGATTGGACAGCGAGCGGGAGAGGAGACGACGGGGTTTGGGTTGGGTGGCCGGGGCTTTTAACCATTTGTCATTTTTAGATTTGGCAAATAACTATTTGTCAcccctatctcaatgacatgtggatccACATGTGTTTATGATATATGGGGTCAAGTAACAAaaagttaattgccacatctaaatgtggcaaatggttaaatatctctGGCTGGCCTGGCTGCCGGTCGGAGTCAACCGACGCGGAGGAAGGGGAAGTTTGGGAGGAAACGgggccaaaagaaaaaaaaaaaagagggtaaAACCGCGCGttgggcgagggcgaggggtTTATGCGTGCATCGGCGCGGTCCAGTCCAGGGGCCGTGAGGCAGACGGGGTCAGGTTGGAATGGAATGTGGTGGATGTTGTCATGTCCATGCGATGCGACTGTGTTTCTGCCTCACCACATGGTGGCGTGCACGTTGGATTGGCGTAGAGATGGGCGCGGTTCtatgatatatatatctctctttcttctttctttctttctttctagtACCTCCACCCAAATCAGATGTTGTTTAAATTTTTCTTATAACGTTTAACTATTCACCTAAATTAGATGATATTAATTCACACTAGTCgactaacaaaaaaaagaaggcatATATCAACCTGAATATGCTTTAGTTTTAAAAACCTAAGCCCTCGTTGACGGAGAGTCGGACACAAACGAGTAGAATTGTTATTACTTCCACTCCTAAAATATGAAAGATTTTTAATAGATGGAACATATAATACTAGTATTATGAATCTTGATAGACTCTATCCAAATTCTTTGTAGTATTAAGATGTGTCTCATCTATCCAATATCCTTTTTATTTTGGAAGGGAGCGAGTACAAACTTACCATTACAATTAACAAAGATAGGATGGACTAACGGGCTGATATAGTTTGGGCTAGGCTTCGGGCCAGCCCACTACGCGTTGGGCCCAATAAAAAATATACTAGCTTTCACCACAGGGAAAATTAGGGCTTAGATGATGCTGAAACCGTTGTCTGTATGTATATTACTCCCGTTTCATCATATTATAATCAGTTTTGAGTTTTCTCAAGtcaaaactttttaaatttaaataaatctataaaaaaatttgacaacatctacaacaccaaaattagtttctttaaaactaaaatttaatatctTGATTTGTTTTGTATCGAAAATGTCActatatattttctataaacttgatcaaacttaaataggtttaactaaaaaaaatatgaaaacgactTACATACGCATGTGCGCCTCTTTAAcatatgaaaagaaaaggaacacgGAGGCTAACGGTAaatttcttctctctcactaAATTATCATGCAAAGACCAAAAGCATCTGCGTGTGCGTCGCTGGCTGAACCTCCTAATTTCTGTGCTCCTAAAGAACCGTCAAGCTTCTAACAAATGTTGTTGCTTTAAAACACTACATACTCGTACGGTGAATTACAACGTACGGACAACGGCAAACAAATCAATGGTGAGCATTGCAACGTACGGACAACGGCAAACAAAATCAATGGTGAGCAGTGAGCTACCGAATCGACTATGCATCACATGGCCTGCAACCCGGACAACTGAACAAGATCTGCAATGACTACCCAAAAACAGCATTTGCCATAACTTCACGCAGATGTAAATTCTCATGGGTCAGAAATCCACCTCGACTGCCTCTGAATACCAGAATAATAACAGCGTAATTGTAAACTGACTAGTAGCACATAGAAATGAACGGAGCATTTTAAACATTATTGCTGAATGCCCAACCTGAATAGCTTCTTTTGTATGTAATTTTGCTTCAACAAGGCAGGTATGTAAGTGTGTAAAGCAAACATAGACATAAGAAGCAACCTATTTCTTAGCCTATAGAAACCTTCTCTATATTTCTCTTGCACAGATGAAAACTTGTTAAGAGCTAACTGTGGAAACCATTTCATATTCACTTGCCTTCCTGTTCTTCGAACAAATGAAGAAAGCGCCTCCAAACCGCTGCTGAAGGAACAGAAGAACCGACAGCAGTATTGCTCCACATGGTATGGCAATGTCCCATGCAAGGCTGAAGAGATCATCGCGAGGGTTTGCATACCTGTAAAATGGTCTCAAGCTGGGCACAAAATGCTTAGCCCTGAACACATCATACACATGAGGTAGCGCACGAATCATGGTGCTTCCAATGTAAAATCCCGGGGAAAGTGCCTTCACTTTGGAGCCTAAGCATGCGTTTAAGATAACCTGAGGGAGCAAGAACCCGTCGAGTATTAATCCCCCATATGACACAAGGTCCTCCCAGAATGCATGTCTATTAACCCGAGGTAAGCGAGCAACCTTTCTAAGCATCCTTCGGTTGTTGTTAAATTGCATGTGAACAACCCAAGCTGCGACTGCACCTATAATGTACAGTGGCAAGCATATCCAAAGCACTTTCTTCTCAGCAGCCCATGATTGATCTTTGCTTACATCCATGGAACGTGCAGAGCATGCCAATTGAAGAAGTCGTAACTGCATCAGAAAGGTTACCATGGTAATGATTCGCACAATGACTTCATTCACCTCAAGCCAACCACCACCTGAAAGTGGAAATGTCTGTTTGTTACTGTTCTTGAAGAGGGCCTCAAAGTTCAACACAAGAGGTATCATGTAACCCAAAGAGAGAACTACAAGCATGGTGATTGACATGGCAGGAAGCGCTTCAGGAACCTTCTTGACATGGAACAGTTGCACAGCAATGAACAAACAGGATAGTGTCATCGAGATCAGGGCCATGGTGCTTTCCAAGTCCATTCTCCACATCGACTCATCCACTTTGTCTATGTACAACCCATACGAAGCAATGTCCAGCGGTTCAAAGAAAAGAGGGTCAGTCTTCTTCCTCAAGCTTCTAATTGTCCCCTTGACATGCTGTGCTACTTTTGTATCCAAAGGAGAAAACTGAGCAGTTACAAGAATTTCACAGTCCAACGAGATATTAACCACCCGACAAGCAATCATACACAAGGAGCCTGTCTTAGCATCATAAACACCCTCTGCAGAGATATGCTGACGGCGAAATGTTTCTAGCGACCAATTCCCGACATAGTGAATGTCATAGCTGACATTAAGTAACCTATGATTCGTCTCTGTCATTATATGATAGGAATGATCTGAATCAACCAAAGAGTTCCCATCATATAGCATTGACCCAATTGTGACTGGTGATGCATATCCAGAGCCCCCTCCTTTCTGCAAGAAGAACCGGAATGTTAAGTCCCGATATGAATTGCTATCAGGGAACTTTCCCTTTCTCTTCTTGTTCAAGCCATACTTCTCATAATACTTCTTTGCCTCATCAACCTTGGTGTAGTTATACTTCAGACCCGAAAGACTTCCCCTAAAGTATGGAGCTATTGTGTTGGAGCTTGCAGCTATGCCCTCACCGCTCTTCAGGCTCGTGTTCCAGACCAAACCTGCAGCAAAGCTCCGTTCCTGTAGTGACCACACAGCGGGGGACCAGAAGCTCATCCCAATCCCACACTCGCCCACCGCCAAATCCGCACGGGATGGTCCCGAATTCACAACGTGACACCCTTTGAGACACAGCCTGCTCCTCTTCTCGTCCCAGAAACCCTCCACTACCATGGCCTTCTCACCAAGCATAAAGTAGTATGCCGATACATCTGTCTGATTCGCGAACACCACATAAGCTCGCACTGCGCCATTGTCGGCACATCGCATCCGGTTGATGAACATGAACCTCTGGTGAAGCCCCAGCGATGAGGCGGTCGACTCGCTGCTGCCGTTGGTGTAGTCGAGCCTGAACGTCGCCTTGAACAGCGAACTGAGGTGTGCGCATGAGAATTTACTACCTTCGAACACCTGGAGCGCGTCGAGCCtaccggtgggcggcggcgggcacgagGCGCTCTCCGCGTACGCGTATCCCTCCTCGGCGTAGGTGACGAGAGAGACGGGCTCGAAGAAGCTGGGGGAGTCGGTGCTCTCGAGGCTGCCGGTGACGAAGGGGCGCGTCAGGTTGGCGCGGCCGGGGTAGCGGACGCGGAGCACGGCGGAGAGGAGGTTCACCGCCgtgccgtcggcggcgcggccggagcCGGTGCCGACCATGCAGAGCTCGCCGGAGGCAGACGAGTAGTACCCCTCGAGGCCGAACGTGACggagccgcggcggccggcgaagcgGGGGAGGCGGGGGCGGAAGCGGTGCGCCTGGCCGTCGTACTCGACGAGGAGGTGCCGCCCATCGttcggcggcctcctcctccggccgcccgacACGGTGAGCGTGGCGGAGACGTGGAGGAGGGAGGCGTCGGTGGTGCGCACcacggaggaggggaggaaggagaaggagcgGGGCGGGATGGAGAGGTCGGGGCCGAAcagccgcgccccgccgccggagAAGTAGCCGGTGTTGAGCTGGAGGGAGAGGCGCAGCGAGGTCGGATcagcgcctccctcgccgccgccgccgccgcccgcgaggtcgggcgcggaggggaggccgTGGCAGTGATCCGAGtaggttgccgccgccgccaccgtggcAGGGACCAGCAGGAGGAGTACGgcaacgaggaggaggtggttaGGGTTTGGatcgcggcgcggcggcgccattTGGGAGGAGGCGGAGTTGTGAGATCTCCGCTCCTCTCTCTTGGTTTGTTTTGGTGGGGAGGATTTCCCGAAGGAAATGGAGAGGTGGAGGGGAGGAAGCAGTCGCATCAGCCTCTTGACTTTGTGGGGTTTAAGCATAGTACAAAAAACCGGACCGGCCCGGCGGTTCGACCGGGAAAAACCGGAACCAGGGACTTCGCCGGTTCGGTTTGCTTCAAAGACCGTTTGTACAGTTGAACCGGGGTGAACCGGATGAACCGGACGGCTTTTAACGAAAACCGGTGAACCTGCTGATTTTGAACCGACGGTTCGCTTAGTGGGCCAAAGACATGGGCCATGCGAAGGCCCAAAGGCACTACCTTCTAAGGCCCAATACCTACTATTAGAAGAATATGTGTAAAAATACTGCTATTGTGGGGACTCGAACCTGGATGGCTAGGTTAGAAACCCTTGCATGTTACCATTGGGCTACACTGCTACTTGTTTTAATGAGCTAACGAAAGAACATATATGTAGAAATTAGTAGTCCGGTTCTGCAATTGACCCGGGTGAACCGGCGGTTGGACCGCTGACCCGGTGACCCAGCAGCCACGACGGTTCGAGTGCCGGTCCGGCTTTTTTTACTATGGGTTTAAGCCTCCGGGTAgatgagaattttttttctcttttttccctttttttttagtttttcatcCAAGTGATCATGACGGTGATGAAGAGCAACATGGCATTTTTCTTTCACTAGCCCTACTTAAATCCAATTTAAAACACATCAAGTATGAATATGACATTTTGATCCTCaggatttgaattttttaatagGTGCAGCCATACCCACGATTCCATCAATACACTATCATTACTTCCCTAAAGCGTGTCTCTAAATGCATTATAAATTTTATCCCAAATTTATTTGTAAAAGCCATTATCGAGCCACATTCGATTTTGCATTCAGAtgaaatttgtttttaaaatggCCATACTATAAATCGTCAAATCGTACTAGTTTAGAAGGTTTATATTTTGCACTTTAGAGGGTGAAAAGTGCAACCTTTGAGAATCGCAATTGGAATGTGTACAGAAAAAGGCATGGCCGCATGGGTACAAAGAAAAGGTATAGGAATGATTCATTTTAATTGGCATCTGTCATGAGTTAGAGCTGAAATACCATCACACAGCAGTGAATTGCACCCCCAAAAGCAGTGAATCATTTTAACCGGATTTTCcagcttctagtttattttctgaattcCACAACAACATCTTCTTAGAATCTAAACCAAAAGCTAGACTGTTTAGGAGAGCTTTTGATTTTAGAAGAAGCTGCAGCAACTAGAAGCTCCTCCAAACAGACCCATATGCTCCGTACCACCACcagatatatataaaatatactaGTAGGATTGAACGGAGCCAGGCATGCACGAGCACAAACCAACTGATAATCTAGCATTCTAGCTGAATTCCAGCGTAGAAGCAGGGATCTGCTGATAAGAGTTCAATATGATATTCTTCAGAAGGCCAAGATGGTGTGGCGTCAATCACATACACAGCGGATTAAGGCTCCGCAGGTAGACGACACCCTCATGCTATGGGGAAAAAAGATATATAGCCCCTAAATACAAACACGGATATGTCGTTTATGTTTACCGGGGCAACTACAAGGCTATTTACATAGGCTACTTCCAGGAAACGGTTAGAATCCGGGGGCATAATGAGTTGAGGATCCTATTTCAATAGCGAAATTATTACTCCCGTCTATCGACCACGCGAGGCTATCAACTTATAGCCTCAATGTGGTGTCTGCTGGAGCTCTAGAAGCCGCGGCTTTGGCCTTCTCAGCTAGGAATTTGTCACACTCTGCTCCCTTGACAGTGAATTCCATCAGAAGTTCCTCAAATAATCTCTTCAGCGCGCTCTTAAACCTCGCCGAGCAGCTCTTGTCGCCCTCATCGACATCCTGCACACCATTTCCAACAAGACATCCAACTTGGGCACCGTCCAGATAGGCTCTGCAAGCTATCAGGATGCTCTGGCCATACTTGCGGAAATGACCGGCGATAAAATCCTCAAAATGCtgcaaaaaaaatgcattaGTATTAAATTTGCAGATGTGAAGATTGGATCCAAAATAACAGAAACTAAACAACACATATTTCCACTGTAAAAGAACCACAACAAAAAGATAAATTGTTAAGAAGATGTACAGGTATATCTATTCATAGTGGGGAATCCATGGCATGCAACCACATAAGCACAACAATAGCTTCCCATAGTAATCACTCCATTTCCTTTTGTGACATATTTTGGTTAGGCATGGTAATTATGGATGCTATAATAATAACAAAGACTAGTAGAAGGAAT
This window encodes:
- the LOC4339576 gene encoding MACPF domain-containing protein NSL1, translated to MMMRVLGFMGDGGGGGMMTAQAAAEAAVGAIGCGYDLTSDLRLSRVKAGGRLVDIDGASGAARRELVLPWGAVVGGVPVGIVADKGERTRFRSDVLSFAQMAEQVNQTMSVAGKIPSGAFNAMFDYHGCWHKDAAATGSLCFDGRFIELYAVEAPRAHLALLDRVKRDVPPFWDPAALAEFIDKYGTHVIAGVKMGGKDVVCIKQLKGSNLTQSDVQSRLKKLSDDKLAQDSPESLTARDDKFLLGLNGSLLLGPGSAAWRSFRPSVVSHKDDILSIHIRRGGVDNGQGHSNWLSTISGSPDVISMAFVPITSLLTGVRGCGFLNHAVNLYLRYKPPIEELHQFLEFQVPRQWAPEFGELPLALGPRKKKNSLPSLQFTLMGPKLHVTTAKADSGNRPVTGIRLFLEGKKNNRLGVHLQHLSATPGTITIAGEVASAEDATVRERDYIEPIKSPLLSHVCTAPVQYNGARIDDCAAIVTRAWLEVQETCLKKVLFLRLGFSGVASTKIRRSEWDGPFVVSRKSGSLSALFSARLSAAGAGGSAQMMQQQQPVGEKVEVNSAIFPKGPPVPLPVQRMARYVDTTEVMRGPADLPGYWVVTGAKLCIEGGKVALKVKYSLLIAEVLDYPE
- the LOC4339578 gene encoding uncharacterized protein, encoding MATHAPKGYLCAGSSSFDDPDVVEVTPAAAAAGGWSSGHQKRKRSQVVPHEVIELDADDDPDGVVIIGEKSSVDKNKQAVGYPIDWLKHAKSSLAGEIAGPSSYPSKNPDILLGGLKIFQENPFYNNIDDYAYEAFEEDYGYDEDEYDDYDYDSTLYESEYNFTLASKFDGLDIPPGVEAPLPWLQTTAAEMANKTKPVNMMDDKIDEKYSAFKQFDTVDDHSDHYYSKPDLRKVQVVKKPSKEWAKRIQHEWKVLEKDLPDTIFVRAYEDRMDLLRAVITGPAGTPYHDGLFFFDIYFPPHYPSVPPLVNYRSGGLRLNPNLYACGKVCLSLLNTWSGSGCERWSPSNSTMLQVLVSVQALVLNAKPYFNEPGYAMHANTPHGEKSSLTYNEDTFLLSCRTMLYSLRNPPKHFEDFIAGHFRKYGQSILIACRAYLDGAQVGCLVGNGVQDVDEGDKSCSARFKSALKRLFEELLMEFTVKGAECDKFLAEKAKAAASRAPADTTLRLRLMRLLPPLHLSISFGKSSPPKQTKREERRSHNSASSQMAPPRRDPNPNHLLLVAVLLLLVPATVAAAATYSDHCHGLPSAPDLAGGGGGGEGGADPTSLRLSLQLNTGYFSGGGARLFGPDLSIPPRSFSFLPSSVVRTTDASLLHVSATLTVSGGRRRRPPNDGRHLLVEYDGQAHRFRPRLPRFAGRRGSVTFGLEGYYSSASGELCMVGTGSGRAADGTAVNLLSAVLRVRYPGRANLTRPFVTGSLESTDSPSFFEPVSLVTYAEEGYAYAESASCPPPPTGRLDALQVFEGSKFSCAHLSSLFKATFRLDYTNGSSESTASSLGLHQRFMFINRMRCADNGAVRAYVVFANQTDVSAYYFMLGEKAMVVEGFWDEKRSRLCLKGCHVVNSGPSRADLAVGECGIGMSFWSPAVWSLQERSFAAGLVWNTSLKSGEGIAASSNTIAPYFRGSLSGLKYNYTKVDEAKKYYEKYGLNKKRKGKFPDSNSYRDLTFRFFLQKGGGSGYASPVTIGSMLYDGNSLVDSDHSYHIMTETNHRLLNVSYDIHYVGNWSLETFRRQHISAEGVYDAKTGSLCMIACRVVNISLDCEILVTAQFSPLDTKVAQHVKGTIRSLRKKTDPLFFEPLDIASYGLYIDKVDESMWRMDLESTMALISMTLSCLFIAVQLFHVKKVPEALPAMSITMLVVLSLGYMIPLVLNFEALFKNSNKQTFPLSGGGWLEVNEVIVRIITMVTFLMQLRLLQLACSARSMDVSKDQSWAAEKKVLWICLPLYIIGAVAAWVVHMQFNNNRRMLRKVARLPRVNRHAFWEDLVSYGGLILDGFLLPQVILNACLGSKVKALSPGFYIGSTMIRALPHVYDVFRAKHFVPSLRPFYRYANPRDDLFSLAWDIAIPCGAILLSVLLFLQQRFGGAFFICSKNRKASEYEMVSTVSS